In Prionailurus viverrinus isolate Anna chromosome C2, UM_Priviv_1.0, whole genome shotgun sequence, one DNA window encodes the following:
- the ACKR4 gene encoding atypical chemokine receptor 4 produces the protein MALEHNQSTDYYYEENEVNGTHDYSQYEVICIKEEVRKFAKVFLPAFFTIAFIIGIAGNSIVVAIYTYYKKQRTKTDVYILNLAVADLLLLFTLPFWAVNAVHGWVLGRIMCKVTSALYTVNFVSGMQFLACISIDRYWAVTKAPSQSGVGKPCWLICFFVWMVAILLSIPQLVFYTVNHKARCIPIFPYHLGTSVKASIQMLEICIGFVIPFLIMGVCYFVTARTLIRMPNIKKSRPLKVLLTVVIVFIVTQLPYNIVRFCQVIDIIYSLITDCDMSKRMDVAIQITESIALFHSCLNPVLYVFMGASFKNYIMKVAKKYGSWRRQRQNVDEIPFDSEDPTEPTSTFSI, from the coding sequence ATGGCTTTGGAACACAACCAGTCAACAGATTACTATTATGAGGAAAATGAAGTGAATGGCACTCATGACTATAGTCAGTATGAAGTGATCTGTATAAAAGAAGAAGTCAGAAAATTTGCAAAagtcttcctgcctgccttcttcaCAATAGCTTTCATCATTGGAATTGCAGGCAATTCCATAGTAGTGGCGATTTATACCTATTACAAGAAACAGAGAACCAAAACAGATGTGTACATCCTGAATTTGGCAGTGGCAGATTTACTCCTTCTATTTACTCTGCCTTTTTGGGCAGTTAATGCAGTTCATGGGTGGGTTTTAGGGAGAATCATGTGCAAAGTCACGTCAGCCTTGTACACTGTCAATTTTGTCTCTGGAATGCAGTTTCTGGCTTGTATCAGCATAGACAGATATTGGGCAGTAACGAAAGCCCCAAGTCAATCAGGAGTGGGGAAACCATGCTGGCTTATCTGTTTCTTTGTCTGGATGGTTGCCATCTTGCTGAGTATACCACAGCTGGTTTTTTATACAGTAAATCACAAGGCTAGGTGCATTCCCATCTTTCCATATCACCTAGGAACATCAGTGAAAGCATCAATTCAAATGTTGGAAATCTGCATTGGATTTGTAATACCCTTTCTTATTATGGGAGTATGCTACTTTGTCACAGCAAGGACACTCATCAGGATgcccaacattaaaaaatctcGACCCCTGAAAGTTCTGCTCACGGTGGTGATAGTTTTCATTGTCACTCAGCTGCCTTATAACATTGTCAGGTTCTGCCAAGTCATAGACATCATCTACTCCCTGATCACTGACTGTGACATGAGCAAACGCATGGATGTTGCCATCCAAATCACAGAGAGCATCGCACTCTTTCACAGCTGCCTCAACCCAGTCCTGTATGTTTTTATGGGAGCATCGTTTAAAAACTACATCATGAAAGTTGCCAAGAAATATGGGTCCTggagaagacaaagacaaaacgTGGACGAGATTCCTTTTGACTCAGAAGATCCTACAGAGCCAACCAGTACTTTTagcatttaa